The Nostoc sp. 'Lobaria pulmonaria (5183) cyanobiont' DNA window AACAGAGAAATCTGAAACTTTAGTTTGCGCTGTTGTAGTTAATTAGCAAGTTAATAATTGCCAGATATGAATTGGAGCAACTGGATATATCTAGGAGTAGGAATAGCACTAGGTATGGTTTTCCGTCAGTTATTTGGGCGATGGCTACGCCCGCCGCAGCCATCGCCTAATGTTTCATCTAGCTCATCCCCAGTAGCGCCATTAGCTGAACAGGATATGCCACCAATATCCCAACAGTTACAGCAAACACAGCTGGCATACCTGATGGCAAAGGAAATGAGCCAGTTTAAAGCTGGTTTTTTAGCACGGACTACCCATGAGTTGCGATCGCCTTTTAATGGTTTGATTGGCTTACATCAATTAATTTTGTCAGATTTGTGTGAAGATCCAGCTGAAGAGCGAGAATTTATTGTCCAAGCTCACGAGCGAACGCTGAAACTGCTGAAGCTAATGGATGAAATTCTCAATGTTGCTAGAATTGAACACGGCACCAATAAATTAGATATTCAGCCCAGACCCTTAGCCGAAATTTTAGATGAGGTTCATGACTTAACTTATATGCTGGCGGCAAATCGCAATTTTCCCTTACAATTATTAGCCGCCGACCCAGAAATTTATGTTTTGACAGATTACCTCTGGCTCCGCCAAGTATTAATCAGTTTAATAGACACTGCCATTACTCAGATGGAGGAAGGCAGCATTTGTATTTCCACTAGCAACCTACCTATAAACAATTTTGTAACCATTTGGCTAGATATCCCAACCCATGCTATGACCTGGAGTGAGCCGATTGATTTGCTCCAAATTGAAGATCGGTTGACCCAGATTGACCAAAAGAAGACTGCTCTTTCCCCAGGAATGAGGCTATTAATCAATCAGACTCTGCTGGAAGTTATGGGAGGAAAGTTAGAAATCTTGCCCTCGATCACTGTCAAGGAACCACTTCAGCAGCTTACCAGACTACAAATCTCTATCCCCCTAGTGATTCCTGAAGCTGAACTTCTGTAGCAGCAAGGAAAGTACGGTTAGCTCGGTTATGTAGTACCATCGTAGTAGTAGTGTTGGGTTGAAAACCAATCTTTTCGTAGAAACCCTGTTGGTGAGTAGTCATCAGATAAACGCGCTCAACCGACCTCATGCGGGGATGTCTCAAAATGGTTTCTACTAAATTGCTTCCCAACCCACGATGTTGATACTCTGGATGAATCACAATATCCCAAATTGTGGCGCGATAGATGCCATCAGATGTTGCTCTGGCAAAGCCAATGAGTCGATCGCGATCGCAAACAGAAATCACTGGCTCACTATTGGCAATGGCTATACCTAAATCTTCAATACTGCGTCCCTTTGCCCAGAAAGCGGAAACGTTTAACAGTTCTTGGAGTTGATAAAGGTCAATTTCAGACTTGCGATCACTAAATTTAATCTGAAGATGGTTCATGTATGGCATCCACTTTTGGCAGTATCTTTGAGCAGACATTTGGTGAAATTAAATATGTATTATCCAGAAATCTTGTAGAGACGTAGCACTGCTAAGTCTCTACATTCTTTTTCAGCAGATGTCTAGTATGGTTAAGTCATATTTTGCTATAAATTGCTATACGTGTAGAGAAAGAAAATTTAATGACAAACCCACTTCCATAGAGGATGAGTTGCTCCCTGTTGACGTATCCGATAAACTTGTTTTTCTAAACGTTGTTTTTCCTGCTGTGGTAGTCCGAGTAGAATATTCCGACTTTGCCAAACTAAAACAGCAGCAGTCATCCCCAGACAAAAGGCTAGACCGAAGGTAGACAGTGGATGGTAGAACAATCCAAATCTCACTGCCACCCAGGTAAAATATTGTTGCCACAGAGCAATTTCTGCACGTAGACCCCACAAGGAAACAGGCGCAATGGTCAGCCATAGACAGCCGACAAACAGCCACCTGCCATATACTGTCAGCTGATGTAGCCTTTGTACTTGTTGAGCAAATGATGGGTCAGATTTCTCAAAGTCTGGGACAGTATTTAATGGTTCTTTCGGTTGATCCATAGGGGAATAAGATTGCAAGGCATGGGTAAGCAATTCAAAATGCTTTCACCCAATTGTGAAATATACACAAGTTTAACTATCCTGAGAAGTGGGAGATGTATCAATCGACTCAGCGCTGTCTAGCACCTGGGATTCACCCCTGCGCTCTCGCCACCAAGCTAGGAGAGTACTGGCGACGAAAATACTTGAATATGCACCCATTGTAAATCCAATAATTAAGGTCAGGGCGAAGTTTCTCAGGGTTTCGCCGCCAAATAGGAATAGGGAAAATAATGTTAGCAAAACAGTTAACGTGGTATTAATCGATCGCGTTAAAGTTTGATTGGTTGCATCATCAACAACTTTGTCAATGCGATCGTTAGGATGTTGACTCAGTATTTCCCGAATGCGATCGTAGATGACCACGGTATCTGTCACCGAGAAACCAGTAATAGTCAAAATAGCAACGACGAAAAGGCTATCAGCTTCAATACCTACTACTAATCCTAAGATGGAGAAAACACCCAGCGTAATCAAAACATCATGGAACAAGGCAAGAATTGCGATTACGGCATAGTCCACCTGGAACCGCACACTTAAATAAATAACGATCCCAGCAAAGGAGACAACCAGAGCTAATAACCCTTGAGAAAATAGCTGACGACCAAGTGTTGGGCCAACAGTGTCAATTTGAGTGACTTTCGGGTTAAAGACTCCAATTTTTTCACTCAAAGCTGTTTGCAACTGGGTGCGTTGCTCGACATTTAATGTCTTTGTGCGAATGGATATTCCCTGTTGTTTTTGACCAACAACTTGGATGCTACTATTATTTAGCTTTTGAGCGTCAACTACTTCCCTAACATCAGAAATTTCAATCGGTTGAGTGCAGCTGTTTGGTTGTGTACAATCGCGTTCAAATTGTAGTCGCGTACCACCAACAAAATCTAAACTGGGACGTAGTGGTGCGCCTAGTTGTTGCCAAGAAATCACCATCGCCACGATGCTAAGGATCATCAGGGTGGCAGAAATTGTCCACCAAAGTCTCCGACGTTTGATGACACTAAATTTCATGACTGTACCTCCGCACCAGACTTAATTGACGTTGAGAGATTGGGACAAAACAACTCTGGCTTACGCAAGTTGGGAAATCCCAATGTTAGGAAAAGCAGTGTGCGACTACAAGTAATGGCAGTAAACAAATTCACCCCTAACCCTAGCGCTAATGTCAAAGCAAAGCCTTTAACTAAACCTGCTCCTAAGAAAAACAGTGCTGCACAAGAAATTAATGATGTGACATGACTATCTAAAATGCTAGACCAAGCTCGGTAGAATCCAGACTCTACAGAACGATATAAAGTTTTACCAGCACGTAGTTCTTCACGGGTGCGCTCAAAAATCAATACGTTAGCATCAACTGCCATGCCGATACTGAGGATAAACCCAGCAATACCGGGGAGAGTTAATGTAATGCCTAGCAAAGCGAAGGTGGCATAAGTCAATAGCGCATAGATAATCAAAGAAAAGTCGGCAATTAACCCTGGTAGTCGGTAGTAAACTAACATGAAAATTAATACTAACAGCAATCCGCCAATACCAGCGTAAATACTGCGTTGAATACTATCTTTACCTAAACTTGCCCCGACGGTACGGTTTTCAACTATTTCTACTGGTACGGGTAATGCCCCACCGCGTAGTTGCACACCTAAGTCATTGGCTTGTTGGGCAGTAAACCGTCCTGTAATCACAGCAGAGCCACCAGTAATGCCAGTCGCGGCAAATTCTATACCCACGGTAGGAGCGCTAATAACTTCATTGTCTAGAAAAACACCAATGCTACGCCCAGTACCAGCGAGATTTTTCGTCAAATTGGCAAACAGTTCACCACCCTTTTCGTCGAAGCGAATGGCAACATTCCAGTTGTTACCTTGAGTGGGTTCACCATAGGCATCCTTGAGGTATTTGCCAATTAGCGGTGGATTGGTGCTTTCAAACAATTCTGCGATCGCTTGATTATTTTTCTGTAAATTTTCTTGATTCTTGACAATTGCCGCTTTGTCGGTACTTTTTCTTAACTCTTCTTGCTTGAATTTCAATTCGGCTCTTGATGCTTGAAAAGCAAGTAGTTGAGTTTCTGTATTCGGCTTTTGGGTACGAAATTCTAACTGCGCCGTACCCCCTAACACCCGTTCAGCTTGCTCTGGATCGTTGACTCCTGGTAGTTGCACCAAGATTTTATCTGAGCTAACTGTTTGGATTACTGGCTCAGAAACACCCAGACCATTAATCCGACCTTCGACAACTTTTTTCACACCTTCCAATTCTCGGTCGGTGATTTTGGGAATTTCCGCTGATGGTTTCACCTGAATTGTGAGCTGTGAACCTCCGCGCAAATCCAGTCCAAGAGGTATCGGAATTGTGGCAATCACCGTAATAGCGGCGATTATCAGGACTAAAATCAAAATGAATAGCGATCGCTGTCTTTGCATACCATAACTCGCAACTGACAAACGCTATAATAGCGCTCTTTTGAGGAGTTATGAGTTGGGAGTTTGGGGATGGGGCATTGGGCATTGTTATTCTTCTCTTGCCCCTCTGCCCCGTCAGTCTTTAGTCCCTAGACTCGCAACGCCACCATTTTTTCCACAGCTTCTACTATTTGCTCTGGTTGGATGATTGTTAGTCTTTCCAAATTGCCGTTGTAAGGTGTAGGAATATCTTGGGAAGAAAGCCGCAGTACTGGCGCATCCAATTCATCGAATAAGCGATCGTTTATTGAGGCGATGACTTCTGCTCCAATACCCGCAGTTCGCATCGATTCTTCCACAACAATGACTTTATGAGTTTTACGTATTGATGCACCAATGGTATCAAAATCTAATGGTTTGAGGGATATTAAATCGATAACTTCTGGATCGTATCCTTGTTTTTCAAGAGTTTTTACGGCTTGCACTACATGATGGCGCATCCGCGAGTAAGTAATAATTGTCACATCTTTCCCTGTACGGACAATTTCTGCTTTATCCAGAGGTAGTAAATATTCTTCTTCTGGTAAATCTTCTTTCAAGTTGTAAAGCAGAACGTGTTCAAAGAACAACACTGGATTATCATCACGGATAGCGGATTTCAACAGTCCTTTAGCGTTTCTTGGTGTGGAACAGGCAACAATCTTCAAGCCTGGCACAGCTTGGAAGTAGGTTTCTAATCGCTGGGAATGTTCTGCGCCTAGCTGCCGTCCCACACCTCCAGGGCCGCGAATTACCATCGGAATTTTAAAGTTACCGCCAGAAGTATAGCGCAGCATTCCAGCGTTGTTGGATATTTGGTTGAAGGCAAGCAGTAAAAAGCCCATATTCATGCCTTCAATGATCGGACGCAACCCAGTCATTGCGGCTCCCACAGCCATCCCAGTAAAGCTATTTTCAGCGATGGGGGTATCTAGAATGCGGAGTTCGCCATATTTTTGGTACAGGTCTTTGGTAACTTTATAGGAACCGCCGTAATGTCCTACATCTTCACCGAGAACGAATACGCTGGAGTCACGCGCCATTTCTTCATCGATGGCTTCCCGTAAGGCGTTGAAGAATAGTGTTTCTGCCATTTAGACCTTTTAGTACGATTATGGTTTTAGAATTTTATCGTGCTGCTGTCGCAAATACAGTGAGCGATCGCACTAGTTAGAGTTTAGGTTTTTTAAATAAACGGCCCCTAGCATAGAGCGAGTGATTGCCATAACTATATCAAAGCTATTTAATTTCGATTTTAGATGTTTTATGAGCTTTATAAGCGATCGCCTTATCCTCTGGCAAATGCGGCTGATTTGTTTATGTAATAAAACGTAGAGTAAACGTATAAAATATATTAAAAAGTTTACATTTGAAAGATACCAACTTAACTGAAGTCACACCAGAGTAAAAAATCTGTTGTAGCAATAATTTAAATAGCAAAAGAACTAGCATCAAGAACAGAATTTCTTCCCAAAATAAAAGGGGAAGGTTTTAAAAACTTTGGTAAATTTAAAAGAACAATGGGTGCGGCGGGTGCTGGACAAGCTTGCCTATCATATTGTTGGATAAACAACTTCCAATATACAAAGATTTGGTGCAAAAGCAATTCATAATACAGGAAATTTAGTCTGCCTTCAACATGGGAAAGGTTCAATCCACCAAGAAATAACTAATTTTTACAATTCTGTATAACCAGAAATTACAAAGTCATCAAATATTATAGTTAGAGAATGGCTCAGTTCTAGTTAACCTTTCGGCATCACTTTGATCACAAAATCTCTAATTGACAACCTTCTTTTTCATATTTTGAAGTTAACTGTGTAACGCTTGCGATCGCTATCCCCATAACACCCACTCGAAAGGTTTTTGACGATATACTGTCCAAAGTTGCGTAGGCGAACATTTACCGCAAGCATCACAATAGCCAAAATATAAAGAATCTCACGCCCAAACACCAAAACACAACTTTGCGTCTTTGCACCCAGGGAAGTTCTGAGCGCCGGAAGTCGGCGCTCAGACGTCTGTCTGCGTGAGATTTCTCACTAAATTATTATTTAATAAGCCTAGCCTACTTTAACCATCGCGCCGCATCTTTGGCATGATAAGTCAAAATCAAATCTGCACCAGCGCGTTTAAACCCAGTTAAAGTTTCCAAAACCACTCTCTCTTCATCAATCCAACCATTGAGAGCCGCAGCTTTCACCATCGCATACTCACCAGAAACATTGTAAGCCGCAACGGGCAAGTTACTTGCTTCCTTGACGCGCCAAATAATATCCATGTATGCCAAGGCTGGCTTAACCATGAGCATATCAGCACCTTCAGCGATATCTAATTCAATTTCTTTAATCGCTTCGCGGGCATTACCTGGGTCCATTTGGTAAGTTCTTCTGTCCCCAAATTGTGGTGTCGAGTCTGCGGCATCCCGGAATGGGCCATAATAACCCGAAGCATACTTAGCAGCATAAGACAAAATCGGCGTATCTTGAAATCCTGCTTCATCCAAACCCACACGAATTGCTTGCACAAACCCATCCATCATCCCAGAAGGCGCGATGATATCGGCACCAGCTTTTGCTTGAGAAACCGCTGTTTTCTTCAACAATTCCAGAGTTGGGTCATTTAAAACTCGTCCTGTTAAATCGCCAACTTGCAGATAACCACAATGACCGTGGCTAGTATACTCACACAAACAAGTATCAGCAATTACAATCAAATCTGGCACTGCTGCTTTTACCGCCGTTGCTGCTTTTTGGACGATACCGCAATCATGCCAAGCGCCAGTGGCATCCACATCTTTATCAGCCGGAATCCCAAATAAAATAATAGAAGGAATTCCTAAATCGTAAACTTCTTTTGCTTCTTCGACAATTTTATCTACCGAAAGTTGGTAGACTCCAGGCATCGATTTCACCTCATTAGCGATTCCCTCACCCGGTACGGCAAATAGTGGGTAGATTAAATCGCTTGTTGTTAAAACAGTTTCACGAACCATCCGGCGCAATTGGGGATGTGTACGCAGACGACGGGGGCGGTGTGTAGGAAACATAAAATTTTATGAAGAAAAACAACGCAGATGGACACAAAATAAAGCGTCACAAAAGCAGGGTAAAATTTTCCTGCCGTCAGACAGACTACAAACAGTGCTTAACTGTCCTTTGCCCTACTCTTAATCAAGTTGTGGGGCAATTTTGTATTCTACAGCTGGGTTGCACCTATCCGACGGACTGGAAAAAAATAACATTATGAAGCAATTCAAAATTCAAAATGATAAGACCATCTGTTGGCAAAATCTTGGAGAATTGAGGGTGGAAATATAAACGCAAAGTGGCGCAGAGGTCAACGCAGAGGCACGCAGAGAATTCGCTACGAATTAATGAAATTTTGTACTCAGTAGCAGATAACTGACAATGCCCAATGCCCAATGATAATTTGTGTTAAAAAACTCGGAAAATATAGGGATAACGGAAGGGTATATCAGGATTGTTGAAAACTCCGATGAGTGCCCAAATTGTTAATCCCCAGTGTAATAGATATCCCAGACCGGCTAGTGGTCCCAACAATAATAGAGGTAACACTAACCAACCAAATAGAAAAAACAGCGCTCCCAGAATTCCTCCATAAAGCCAGACATTAAAGTGGAAATTGATGGATTCTTTGGCGTTTTCTTTAACAACAGGATCGTCAGATACAAGCATTATGGCGATAGGTATACCTACAGATACCACTGTTGTGCTGAAAAAAATCGCTCCATGAGACAAAGCAGATAGAAGCTTTCGCTTGTCTGTGTCGTACATTGCTTTCTCCTATTTAGTCAGATTGTTGGTTATACTACGACCCTATCATGAGCATCGTTGTCTTAAGATTAAAAGACTTGCCAGAGTCAAAAAAAATTAAGCTAGCTAACAAACAAATACATTTATGTCTACTGAACTTCAGTCTGAACTTATTCAAGCAGTTGAACTTCGCCGCAACTTTGCGATTATATCTCACCCCGATGCAGGTAAAACTACACTAACTGAAAAGCTACTCCTGTATGGGGGTGCAATTCACGAGGCTGGGGCTGTTAAGGCGCGACGGGCACAGCGCAAGGCTACCTCTGACTGGATGGCGATGGAGCAACAACGGGGTATTTCCATTACCTCCACAGTATTGCAATTTGAATACCGGAATTGTCAAATAAATTTATTAGACACTCCCGGACACCAAGATTTCAGTGAAGATACGTATCGTACCCTCGCCGCCGCTGATAATGCCGTGATGTTGATTGATGCGGCAAAAGGTTTGGAACCCCAAACGCGCAAATTGTTTGAAGTGTGTAAGTTGCGGGGTATCCCGATCTTTACATTTATCAACAAGCTCGATCGCCCAGGAAGGGAGCCTCTGGAATTGTTGGATGAAATTGAGCAAGAATTGGGATTGCAAACTTATGCAGTCAACTGGCCGATTGGCATGGGCGATCGCTTTAAAGGTGTTTTTGACCGACACAAGCAACAAATACACCTGTTTGAACGCAGCGCCCACGGTAGCCGAGAAGCCCGTGATACGATAGTAGAATTAGGCGATCCGAAAATAGAAGAACAGCTAGAACAAAACCTGTACTACCAACTGAAAAACGATCTAGAACTGTTAGAAGGAGTTGGGCCAGAGCTAGATTTGCAGCTGGTACACGAAGGCAAAATGACGCCTGTGTTCTTTGGTAGCGCCATGACTAACTTTGGGGTAGAGTTATTCCTCAAGTACTTCCTCGACTATGCCCTTAAACCCGGTTCTCATTACAGCAGTGTTGGCGAAGTTGCTCCTACATACCCTGAGTTTTCGGGGTTTGTCTTTAAACTGCAAGCGAATATGGACCCGAAACACCGCGATCGCGTCGCATTTATCCGGGTCTGCACTGGTAAGTTTGAAAAAGATATGATGGTGAATCACGCCCGCATTGGTAAACTTATCCGTCTATCTCGCCCGCAAAAACTTTTTGCTCAAGAGCGAGAATCGATTGATGTGGCTTATCCTGGCGATGTGATCGGTTTGAATAATCCCGGTGTTTTTGCGATCGGAGATACAATTTACACAGGACAAAAGCTCGAATATGAGGGGATTCCGTATTTTTCACCGGAACTGTTTGCATCTTTGAGGAATCCCAACCCCTCGAAGTCTAAACAATTCCAAAAAGGCGTTGCGGAATTGCGAGAAGAAGGTGCTGTACAAATTATGTATTCAACTGATGAAGCCAAGCGCGATCCAATTTTGGCGGCGGTGGGTCAGTTGCAATTCGAGGTAGTGCAGTTTCGCTTACAAAATGAGTATGGTGTAGAAACCATATTAGATTTATTGCCCTACAGTGTCGCCCGTTGGGTTGAGGGTGGTTGGGAAGCATTAGAAAAAGTGGGACGAATATTCAATACCACTACAGTTAAAGACAGTATGGGACGGCCAGTGTTGCTATTCCGTAATGAATGGAATTGTCAACAATTATTGGGCGACCATCCAGAGTTAAAATTAAGCGCGATCGCCCCAGTATTTTCTAGTCAACAACCAGTGGAGGAGTGAAGAAGAATACAGAATCCAGAATTCAGAATTCAGAATTATTCCTACAGGAGATCCAACTGAATTCTGACGACTGACGCCTTTATTCAATCTTTATCGTTCACTTGACAAATTTAACTGGGCGCGGTTGATTTCCACGGCATCCGGGGTTCGCGCTTTTGCACAAACGTGGATCATTTAGAAGAGATTGGAGTGCCAGAATTTGTATGCCTTCACATGCCAAACCATCTTTGGAGGCTGGTTTAGTTGCCCTCAAGCAAGGAAATTACCAAACAGCGATCGCTCAACTAGAACCTATTGCTAGTATTCAAAGCAATGCTACTGCTAGCTTACAAGCCCAAGTTGGTTTAGTGATGGCTTATGCTCGCACTGGCGAAGTTCCCAAAGCGATCGCTATTTCCCAGAATCTCATTGAGAGTAACAATCCGCAAGTTCAAGAGTGGGCAAGACGCGCTCTCGAACACCTAACAAAACGTAAAAAACCTGAGCAAGAATCAAAAAAAATCGAAACTGGATTTGTTGCCTTTGAGAATTCAACTCCAGATTCAACTCCAGATTCAACCTCCGTGACTCCCCCGGAAACTCCTACATTAGAGGAAAAGCCGAACGAGCAAGTAATAGAAACCAAAAGCGACGATATCCCGCCGATGGTGCCACTAGCTAGACTCAAAGCTACATTAGCGACACCACCTACGCCCCTAAGCGGCTTCATGGGTTCCGTTACCCGCACCCAAGCCAAATTATTCGGCGTTATTTATTGGCGACAAGCACAACGCGCCAGAGCATGGCAACCATTACGTAAACCAAAACTAATTCCCTTGCGGCTACTGTCAGCAGGAACATTCATCGCCTTGTTTTGGGTAATACGAGAAATCCTCAAGTTAGCATTGGGATTCATCAATCAGACTTTAGTCAAACTACCTTATCTGGAACCGATACAACTTTTATACCATGACCCTACTCAGATGTTGCTAATAGTCTTGGTGATTTTAATCGGAGTATCACCTTGGTTGCTGGATCTGCTACTAGCGAACTTGTATGGTCAGCGAGAATTTCCCAAAGATGTATTGAATACCCATAGCCGCGAAGCTATTCGGGTGCTACAACGTTGTTGCCAACAGCGGCACTGGCCGTTACCCAAACTGCGGATTTTACCAACGGCTGCACCAATTATTCTGACTTATGGTAGTTTACCACGTAATGCCAGGATTGTTGTGAGTCAAGGGCTATTAGAGCAGTTGGCAGATGATGAAATCGCCATTATTTACGCCACGCAGCTAGGGCATATTGCTCACTGGGATTTTGCTGTAATGTCTTTGTTGCTACTGGTGACACTACCAACTCATAAGCTATATCAGCAAGTGTCGGAGTTGGGAGACAAAATATCAGCAATTTGGCGCTGGCCGGTGACAATTCTGGGGAGTTTAATTTATGGAATTTGGTGTTTGCTAACTGGAACTGCATTGTGGTTGTCGCGGTTGCGGCTTTATTATAGCGATCGCGTCGCCGCTGAAATTACTGGTAATCCCAATGCCCTGATTCGCGCTTTACTCAAAATCGCCATTGGCATTGCCGCTGATATCCAAAAACAAGAACACACCAGTTGGCAACTGGAAAGCTTAAATCTTTTAACACCAGTCAGCTACCAACAGAGTTTATCTTTAGGAACTATTGCCAGTAATCTATCTTTTGAATCCTTTTTGAAGTGGGATACAGCCAATCCCTATCGCCAATGGTTTACGATTAATAATAGCCATCCTTTAATGGGCGATCGCCTCGAACGCCTCTGCCAAATAGTCCGTCACTGGCATCTAGACACCGAACTACATTTTGCAAGCGAACCATCAAAGGTTAAGCGTCAGTCTTTTCTATTACAAGTCGCTCCCTGGTTAGGAATTCCTCTAGGGGTTCTGTTTGCAGCTTTCGTCTGGCTAACCTGGCAACTAGCATTCACACTCAAGTTTTTAAATCTAAAGTGGATATATGAAGATTGGTCTTTCATTACAGGCTGCCTTCTGATTGGCTTTAGCATTGGTACTGTGATGCGGATTAATTCTTTCTTTCCCGATATTAAACCGTCCACCGTGCAAACTGATGACAGCTTACCCAACCTGTTAGCTGACCCTTCTGCCTTACCTATTGATAGCGTCAGCGTGCGTCTTGTGGGTAAATTATTAGGTCGTCAAGGTACTAGCAACTCCCTAGCGCAAGATTTAATTCTTCAATCCAGCGCAGGTTTGGTGAAATTACATCATATTTCTTGGCTAGGACAGTCAGTCAATCACCAGGATCTTATCGGGCGGCAAATTATCGTCACAGGTTGGTTCCGGCGAGGAGCAACACCTTGGATCGATATCCAAACCCTAGAAACTCAAAGTGGTAAAACCATTCATAGCCCTCATCCCATTTGGTCTACTTTTTTGGCTGTTGCAGCACAGGCTTGGGGCGCATACGTCTTTCTTACTGGTTAGTTATTGGTCATTGGTCATTGGTCATTGGTCATTAGTCATTAGCAAAGGACAAAGGACAAAGGACAAATCGGAATGTAAACAAAAGTTGCAGGTTTCCTTAACAAGTGTTACATTTATTTACACAAACAAGAGCAACCAACATAACTCAGCATCACCGCTTAGTTGTGGATTTAGGTGCTTTTTCCCCGCTCTATACCTTTTTATCCTCCCAACACAGCAGCAAATTAACCAGCCACTGGCTGGTTTTTGTTTCAAAATATGCTCACTTGAATAAAAAAATGTGTTTTATGTTACGATGCAGTAATACTAAATGTCGGAAATGTATGCGCTAAACTAGCTACGTAGAAAATACCGTGGTAATGTAAGGAATGGTATTTG harbors:
- a CDS encoding M48 family metallopeptidase — encoded protein: MPSHAKPSLEAGLVALKQGNYQTAIAQLEPIASIQSNATASLQAQVGLVMAYARTGEVPKAIAISQNLIESNNPQVQEWARRALEHLTKRKKPEQESKKIETGFVAFENSTPDSTPDSTSVTPPETPTLEEKPNEQVIETKSDDIPPMVPLARLKATLATPPTPLSGFMGSVTRTQAKLFGVIYWRQAQRARAWQPLRKPKLIPLRLLSAGTFIALFWVIREILKLALGFINQTLVKLPYLEPIQLLYHDPTQMLLIVLVILIGVSPWLLDLLLANLYGQREFPKDVLNTHSREAIRVLQRCCQQRHWPLPKLRILPTAAPIILTYGSLPRNARIVVSQGLLEQLADDEIAIIYATQLGHIAHWDFAVMSLLLLVTLPTHKLYQQVSELGDKISAIWRWPVTILGSLIYGIWCLLTGTALWLSRLRLYYSDRVAAEITGNPNALIRALLKIAIGIAADIQKQEHTSWQLESLNLLTPVSYQQSLSLGTIASNLSFESFLKWDTANPYRQWFTINNSHPLMGDRLERLCQIVRHWHLDTELHFASEPSKVKRQSFLLQVAPWLGIPLGVLFAAFVWLTWQLAFTLKFLNLKWIYEDWSFITGCLLIGFSIGTVMRINSFFPDIKPSTVQTDDSLPNLLADPSALPIDSVSVRLVGKLLGRQGTSNSLAQDLILQSSAGLVKLHHISWLGQSVNHQDLIGRQIIVTGWFRRGATPWIDIQTLETQSGKTIHSPHPIWSTFLAVAAQAWGAYVFLTG